A part of Gemmatimonas groenlandica genomic DNA contains:
- a CDS encoding glycosyltransferase, which yields MPAAPIRQQKRLSVIVAARTPSATLEEVLRSLAAQHRASELDVILADGSPDGSMAMIRHRCLPQARHISLPGGNLPALKAAAIRQAEGDFIAMLDPSDAADPDWADQIIEGFADPGVTAVGGVVLQAGSGSAGNVSAYLFEYGAFNPPVTPGDTQGDLPGNNVAYRRAALTDTCADILAAEGFNKPFVHERIRAAGGRLVIRPSMRVRHLTNYPFIAFGVRRFHYGRCFGATRVRRASRGKKWLFRLFAPAVPPLLMSRHLRRAWQHPANRRLLPRAALALCGVCAFWGMGEWLGYWFGPGHSCQELY from the coding sequence ATGCCGGCCGCGCCCATTCGTCAGCAGAAGCGACTCAGCGTGATCGTGGCCGCGCGCACGCCGTCCGCGACGCTCGAGGAGGTGCTTCGCTCGCTCGCGGCCCAGCACCGGGCGTCGGAGCTGGACGTCATTCTCGCGGACGGTAGCCCGGATGGCAGCATGGCGATGATTCGGCATCGTTGTTTGCCGCAGGCGCGTCACATCTCGCTACCGGGTGGAAACCTGCCGGCGCTGAAGGCGGCCGCCATCCGTCAGGCCGAAGGCGATTTCATCGCGATGCTCGACCCGAGCGACGCCGCTGACCCGGACTGGGCGGATCAGATCATCGAGGGCTTTGCCGATCCGGGCGTGACGGCCGTGGGCGGCGTCGTACTACAGGCCGGCTCCGGAAGCGCCGGCAACGTATCCGCCTATTTGTTCGAGTACGGCGCGTTCAATCCTCCGGTGACTCCGGGAGACACGCAGGGCGATCTTCCGGGCAACAACGTCGCGTATCGGCGGGCAGCGTTGACGGACACCTGTGCCGACATCCTGGCCGCAGAGGGCTTCAACAAGCCGTTCGTACACGAGCGCATTCGCGCCGCGGGCGGCAGATTGGTGATCAGGCCATCGATGCGCGTGCGGCACCTGACGAACTATCCGTTTATCGCGTTCGGCGTGCGGCGGTTTCACTACGGCCGCTGCTTCGGCGCGACGCGCGTGCGACGTGCATCGCGCGGGAAAAAGTGGTTGTTTCGCCTGTTCGCACCCGCCGTTCCGCCGTTGCTGATGTCTCGACATCTCCGCCGCGCTTGGCAGCACCCCGCGAATCGCCGTCTACTGCCGCGAGCCGCGCTCGCGCTGTGCGGGGTCTGTGCGTTCTGGGGCATGGGCGAATGGCTCGGCTACTGGTTCGGACCGGGCCATTCGTGCCAGGAGCTGTACTAG
- a CDS encoding FG-GAP repeat domain-containing protein: protein MKSIRTRVLLAADDSTLVDGHSISVGDFSRTGRDDIIVGERGGKRGVYLYRLENDVTDSWSTTPLDPGGMAAAGCAVTDLNGDTRPDVICSGSATAHLKWYENRP, encoded by the coding sequence ATGAAGTCCATCCGTACGCGTGTGCTCCTCGCGGCTGATGATTCGACCCTCGTCGACGGTCACTCGATCTCGGTGGGTGATTTTTCGCGCACCGGTCGCGACGACATCATCGTGGGCGAACGTGGTGGAAAGCGGGGCGTATACCTCTACCGGCTCGAGAACGACGTCACCGACTCGTGGTCGACGACGCCGCTCGACCCTGGAGGAATGGCTGCGGCTGGCTGTGCGGTCACGGACCTGAACGGTGATACGCGACCCGACGTGATCTGCAGCGGGAGTGCGACTGCACATCTCAAATGGTACGAGAACCGGCCCTAG
- a CDS encoding radical SAM protein, whose translation MKQPALTDRVRRHLRLTRDAYLPVDGTTPPFLVLFINSICNLTCDHCFYWRELNQRDDLTLDEIKKLSAELGPIDNLNLSGGEPFIRKEFAEIVRTFVRNNGVRQVYVPTNGYFTDKTEAALRSVLEEKDLMLFACEISLDGMPEYHNKFRGNDKSFEKAMETYEMLAALQREDPRLRIHSISTATNQNMGEIWKLTEYLHERCPQMDHHNLAIIRGDRKDPKLLTPPIDRYRALSDHVRTVWRDRDEGRFGAIIEPMLQWAKTESVLQSRQVVPCKAGVLAGVVYANGDVSVCEMHEPLGNLRQSSFRELWNSPKARELRASISAKKCWCTTEVFMWPSIAFQPVPLVRSMVGGRVWEEPKEHPGYSADSFAVVPVAEVRVEPEGLARGRSSDADVDSDV comes from the coding sequence ATGAAACAACCTGCTCTCACCGACCGCGTTCGTAGACACCTACGGTTGACGCGCGACGCGTACCTGCCCGTTGATGGCACCACGCCGCCGTTTCTCGTGCTGTTCATCAACTCGATCTGCAACCTGACCTGCGACCACTGTTTCTACTGGCGGGAACTGAATCAGCGCGACGACCTGACGCTCGACGAAATCAAGAAGCTGAGCGCCGAACTCGGCCCGATCGACAACTTGAATCTGTCCGGTGGCGAGCCCTTCATTCGCAAGGAGTTCGCGGAGATCGTTCGCACATTCGTACGCAACAATGGGGTCCGGCAGGTCTACGTGCCAACCAATGGCTACTTCACGGACAAGACCGAAGCGGCGTTGCGTAGCGTGCTCGAAGAGAAAGACTTGATGCTCTTCGCCTGCGAGATCTCGCTCGACGGGATGCCGGAGTACCACAACAAGTTCCGCGGCAACGACAAGTCGTTCGAGAAGGCGATGGAAACCTACGAGATGCTCGCCGCCTTGCAGCGCGAGGATCCACGGCTGCGCATTCACTCGATTTCGACGGCCACCAACCAGAACATGGGCGAGATCTGGAAGTTGACCGAGTATCTGCATGAGCGCTGTCCGCAGATGGATCACCACAACCTTGCGATCATCCGAGGCGACCGAAAGGATCCCAAGCTGCTGACGCCGCCGATCGATCGTTACCGAGCGCTCTCCGACCATGTGCGGACGGTGTGGCGCGATCGCGATGAAGGCAGGTTTGGTGCGATCATCGAACCAATGTTGCAGTGGGCCAAAACCGAGTCCGTCCTGCAGAGTCGGCAGGTCGTTCCGTGCAAGGCCGGCGTGCTGGCGGGCGTGGTGTATGCCAACGGCGACGTCTCCGTGTGCGAGATGCATGAACCACTGGGCAACCTGCGACAGTCATCGTTTCGGGAACTGTGGAACTCACCCAAGGCACGTGAGCTACGCGCCTCGATCAGCGCCAAGAAGTGCTGGTGCACGACCGAGGTGTTCATGTGGCCGAGCATCGCGTTCCAGCCCGTGCCTCTGGTGCGCTCGATGGTCGGTGGACGGGTCTGGGAGGAGCCCAAGGAACATCCCGGCTACTCGGCGGATAGCTTTGCCGTGGTGCCGGTCGCTGAGGTCCGGGTAGAGCCAGAAGGTCTTGCGCGTGGGCGCAGTTCGGATGCGGACGTGGACAGCGACGTCTAG